GCGTACTTAAATAACGAATTCATAATTAAAAATTAAAAATTCAACATTTCCCTAAACCATTCCATATCCAGATTCGGGCAACTCTTTCGATTATCAAATTCATAATGCCCATAAACATTGTTAATGGATAAATGAAATTGTTTTAAAAGTACTTTAATCAGCTGTTGCAAGTTATAAATTTGCGCTTTAGAAAAGGTATTAACGCCCACCAATGCAATACCGATGCTATCTAAATTGTGCCCGCGGCAGTGGGCGCCGATCTTTTCCAGGTCGCGGCCTTCCTCAATTAAGCCGTCGTTTTCAGGCTCCGGCCTTCGGTCTTTCAAAGAGCTATAGGTGGGATAGCTATTTAAAATCAAATAATGATAACCAATGCCCTCCCACCCGCGTTCTTTATGCCAGCGGTCAATAATTTCAACATTACCCCACTGGCTGTCGGTGCAATGAATAATGATTTTCCGGATTTCACGCATCTTTAATGTAAAACCGCCCGCTGTATTCCAGAATCCGCGTATCTTTAGCTAATTTTTCGCCCAGCTTTTGCCAGGCTTCTTTTTCTTCCTTCGCTTTTACGCTAATTTCCACGGTCTTAACGATTTTTCGCGCATCTAATTCGTAAAATTCAAATACAAATCGACGCCCGGCGGAGGTGGACCGGGCGTCGTTCTGGCTCGTCAGGCTGGTGGCGCCAGACTGGGCGGTGGATTGTCCCGCGGTTTCGGCAGGGCTGGGCTGGGATTTATGATTGCGTGCCATTATTTTTCTCCAATTTTGTTAACCAATTACAAACGAATGCGGCTTAAACGACGCAAAGCGTCCTGACGCTCAACCGTCAGATTCAGGAAAAATTGCAAACGCGCAATGCCTTGCGGACCGACTTCGCTTTCCTCAAAATCGGTAAACAGAAAACCGGAATTGGTGCTAAAGGCAACGCCCAACTCTTCGGCAAAGCGAACAATGTACAAAGATGTATTGTCGGTATTTACGCCGTCGCTTTCGTTTTGCGGAATGGCGCTTACCGGCAATTTCACAATCGGAACCCCGTTAAATGTTTGCACCGGCTGACCAAAATTATTGGTTGTAACGCCTGCCGCGCCAATGGTGCGCGCAATGGTGCTTAAGCGGGCGCCCAAATTCACGTTGCACAAAATAGCGTTTGCGCCGGGAACATTAGCCATCTCTTTTTCCAGAAGCTCAACAAAAGCTTTTTGATTGGCGTCCGTATCCAACTTCAAACCAACCTGCACATTCATGGCGGCCAGTTCGTCTGCCGTAAAACCCAGTTTTGGCGTTTGCCCGGTAGCGTCCGCATCCTTTACAAAATAAGAAATGCCAAGCATGCGGTTGCTGGCGTCCACGCCGACCAGCATCTCATCCTGCACCTCTACCGCCAACTTGGCGCCCAGGCCGTTCAGGCGACGATCCGCAAACAAACGCAAACCGGCAGGGCTTACGCCCACATTGGCGTCCATTTTGCGCACGTCGTCAATACTGATTTCACGACCATAAAGCGCTAAATTGCGGCTTTCAGGATTTGGCACCTGCGCGTCGCGTTGCAAGGTTCCGCCTTCCGCGCGCGCCGCCGATCCGGAAAAACTATCCTTATCGGCAATATGCACATAGGTGGAAGGATCGGGCTTGAATTCTGCAAACTGAAACAGCGGCGCCACTTCCAGCATACGCGCTAAAAGGTTGGCTCCGCGTCCGCTTAAATTGGAAATCTGGGCGATATTCATCGATTTACTCCTCTTTTATATTGGCAAATTCTTTCACTTTGCTGGCAATGGTTGGATTGGCGCTTTCCAGCGGGCTTAAGATGCGCGGCTGGTTGCTTTTTTGCCCCTTATTTTTATCGCCTTCGCCCGGAATCGGCGGCAAATTCTCCACAATCTTTACGCCCGCCTCAAAATCGTTTTCCAAAATCTTACGGTAATGATTTAAAAGCTCTTCGTTCTTGCCTGGCAAACGATGTTCGGCAATGGCTTTTTGAATGATCTGTTCAATCTTTTCCTTTTGCGTTTGTTTTTGCGCGTCGCTCAAACTCTTTATTTGCGTTTCATAGCTCTGAATTTTTCCCTGCAAATCCTTAATGGTTTGCGTAAGCTGCTCAATTTGCGCGTTCAAAGGATTGTTTGGTTCGGGCTTTGGTTCCGGTTTGGGCTCCGGCTTTGGTTCGGTCTTTGGTTCCGGTTTGGGCTCCGGAATATCTTTAGGGAAATTTTTGTCGATAGCTTCCGCCTTTTCCGGGAAAAGCGCTTTTAAGAAATTCTTAAGCCATTCCATTACATTTCCTTTCCGTTTTTAGCTTTAATTTAATTCTCTCATGCTTAAATGCTTGTTATATGCGCATTTAGCATACTTTTGCAAACCGATAATCTTAAATTGAAAGAAAATTAAAATTAGAGGCGTGTTATGTATGCGTTTAACGAAATTGAAAAATTGCTTAGCAGTAACGTGCGGCAAATTTTAAGCGATCCAACCGTTTACGATGAATTCGAAAAACAAACATCTTATATTATGCGCGATTTTTCTGGCGTCGATATTACGCAAAGCCCGCCGCCCGACTGGACCAA
This sequence is a window from Caldithrix abyssi DSM 13497. Protein-coding genes within it:
- a CDS encoding N-acetylmuramoyl-L-alanine amidase — protein: MREIRKIIIHCTDSQWGNVEIIDRWHKERGWEGIGYHYLILNSYPTYSSLKDRRPEPENDGLIEEGRDLEKIGAHCRGHNLDSIGIALVGVNTFSKAQIYNLQQLIKVLLKQFHLSINNVYGHYEFDNRKSCPNLDMEWFREMLNF